One region of Hymenobacter sediminicola genomic DNA includes:
- the dnaJ gene encoding molecular chaperone DnaJ: protein MATKRDYYEVLGVAKNAAADEIKKAYRKVAIKYHPDKNPDDPSAEDKFKEAAEAYEVLSDPNKKARYDQYGHQGMGGNGGGPNMEDIFSQFGDIFGGGGFEGFFGGGGRGQGGRRVRKGSNLRIKLKLDLEEVANGVEKKIKVKRYVACNTCSGTGAKNGTDLKTCGTCNGQGQVKRVVNTMLGQMVSASTCPTCEGEGKVVTSKCDVCHGDGRQLHEEVIPINIPAGVAEGMQLSMNGKGNYPERGGVPGDLLIQIEEEPHEQLKRDGNNIMFEQYISFVDAALGASIEVPTIEGKVKIKVDPGTQPGKILRLRGKGIKDINGYGRGDQLIHLSVWTPKNVTNEERELLEKLRDARNFTPNPGKNEKGFFEKVKEYFQ, encoded by the coding sequence ATGGCAACGAAGCGAGATTATTACGAGGTGCTGGGCGTAGCCAAAAACGCGGCCGCGGATGAGATTAAGAAGGCGTACCGCAAGGTGGCCATCAAATACCATCCCGATAAAAACCCCGACGATCCTTCGGCTGAAGACAAGTTCAAGGAAGCTGCGGAGGCCTACGAAGTACTGTCGGACCCCAACAAAAAGGCCCGCTACGACCAGTACGGCCACCAGGGCATGGGCGGCAACGGCGGTGGCCCGAACATGGAGGATATCTTCTCGCAGTTCGGCGACATCTTCGGAGGCGGCGGTTTCGAGGGCTTCTTCGGGGGCGGAGGCCGCGGCCAGGGCGGCCGGCGTGTGCGCAAAGGCTCCAACCTGCGCATCAAGCTGAAGCTGGACTTGGAAGAAGTGGCCAACGGCGTCGAGAAGAAGATCAAGGTGAAGCGCTACGTGGCGTGCAACACTTGCTCGGGCACCGGTGCCAAAAACGGCACTGACCTCAAAACCTGCGGCACTTGCAACGGCCAGGGCCAGGTGAAGCGTGTAGTAAACACCATGCTCGGCCAGATGGTAAGCGCATCTACTTGCCCTACCTGCGAAGGCGAAGGCAAAGTAGTGACCAGCAAGTGCGACGTCTGCCACGGCGACGGCCGCCAGCTGCACGAGGAAGTTATTCCGATCAATATTCCGGCGGGGGTGGCCGAGGGCATGCAACTGAGCATGAACGGCAAAGGCAACTACCCCGAGCGGGGCGGCGTGCCCGGCGACCTGCTTATCCAGATTGAAGAGGAGCCGCATGAGCAGCTCAAGCGCGACGGCAACAACATCATGTTCGAGCAGTACATTTCGTTCGTGGATGCCGCGCTAGGCGCCAGCATTGAAGTGCCGACCATTGAGGGCAAGGTAAAAATCAAGGTGGACCCCGGCACGCAGCCAGGCAAAATCCTGCGCCTACGCGGCAAGGGCATCAAGGACATCAACGGCTACGGCCGCGGCGACCAACTCATTCATCTCAGCGTCTGGACGCCCAAAAACGTGACCAACGAGGAGCGTGAGCTGTTGGAAAAGCTGCGCGACGCCCGCAACTTCACGCCCAACCCC
- a CDS encoding nucleotide exchange factor GrpE, whose translation MADDKNTQPTDDTQLDQNGAPADHVAGELTEEPNAPEIGEVEGSEGAPKAASSKTDAELADLKDKYLRLAAEFENYKRRTTKERADLFKSANQELMVALLPVLDDFDRARHHTKDTDDANAVRESIDIIHSKLQKTLNQKGLAPMEAKGGAFDPDLHEAITQIPAPSEELKGKIVDEVEKGYYLGDKVIRHAKVVLGQ comes from the coding sequence ATGGCTGACGATAAAAACACGCAACCCACCGACGACACGCAACTCGACCAGAACGGTGCCCCCGCTGACCACGTGGCCGGCGAACTGACCGAAGAGCCTAATGCCCCCGAAATAGGGGAAGTAGAAGGTTCGGAAGGCGCTCCGAAAGCTGCTAGCTCGAAGACCGATGCCGAACTAGCCGACCTCAAAGACAAGTATCTGCGCCTGGCGGCTGAGTTTGAGAACTACAAGCGCCGCACTACCAAGGAGCGCGCCGACCTGTTTAAGAGTGCCAACCAGGAGCTGATGGTAGCCCTGTTGCCCGTACTTGACGATTTCGACCGGGCACGCCACCACACCAAGGACACCGACGATGCCAACGCTGTGCGCGAAAGCATCGACATCATTCATAGCAAGCTCCAGAAAACGTTGAACCAGAAGGGCCTCGCTCCGATGGAAGCGAAAGGTGGTGCTTTCGACCCTGACCTGCACGAGGCCATCACGCAGATTCCGGCACCGTCGGAGGAGCTGAAAGGTAAAATTGTGGACGAAGTAGAGAAAGGCTACTACCTCGGCGACAAGGTAATTCGCCACGCGAAGGTGGTGCTAGGACAGTAA
- the obgE gene encoding GTPase ObgE gives MASNNFIDYVKINCRSGKGGAGSHHFFRAKGLPNGGPDGGDGGRGGHIILEGSSQLWTLLHLQYQKHLIAKAGENGGENLRTGAQGDDIIIQVPLGTVARDAESGEKKLEITEHGQRLILTPGGRGGLGNDHFKSATNQAPAYAQPGEPGIDEWVILELKLLADVGLVGFPNAGKSTLLSVVSAAKPKIADYAFTTLTPNLGVVAYRDYKSFVMADIPGIIEGAADGKGLGTRFLRHIERNSILLFMISCDSPDINGEYEVLLNELEQFNPELLDKQRLLAITKSDMLDEELEAEIRETLPTDLPTVFISSLANKNIQKLKDLIWEELQKVHRDAPESTRAGYMAEDDEQETPDELPA, from the coding sequence ATGGCTTCCAATAATTTCATCGACTACGTCAAAATCAACTGCCGTTCGGGCAAGGGTGGGGCAGGCTCGCACCATTTCTTCCGTGCCAAAGGCCTGCCCAACGGTGGACCCGATGGCGGCGACGGCGGCCGCGGCGGCCACATCATTCTGGAAGGCAGCTCCCAACTTTGGACGTTGCTACACCTGCAATACCAGAAACACTTAATTGCCAAAGCCGGCGAAAACGGAGGCGAAAACCTGCGCACTGGTGCCCAGGGCGACGACATCATCATTCAGGTGCCCCTCGGTACGGTAGCGCGCGACGCGGAATCCGGCGAAAAGAAGCTGGAAATCACGGAGCACGGCCAGCGCCTGATTCTGACGCCCGGCGGCCGGGGTGGACTCGGCAACGACCATTTCAAATCGGCTACCAACCAAGCCCCGGCCTACGCCCAGCCTGGCGAGCCCGGTATTGATGAGTGGGTGATTCTGGAGCTGAAACTACTGGCCGACGTGGGCCTCGTGGGCTTCCCGAATGCCGGCAAAAGCACGTTGCTGTCGGTGGTGTCGGCAGCCAAGCCCAAGATTGCCGACTATGCCTTCACGACACTCACGCCAAACCTGGGCGTGGTAGCGTACCGCGACTATAAATCCTTTGTAATGGCCGATATTCCGGGCATTATTGAGGGGGCAGCCGACGGCAAAGGCCTGGGTACGCGTTTCCTGCGCCATATTGAGCGTAACTCCATCCTGCTGTTCATGATCAGCTGCGACTCGCCCGATATCAACGGCGAGTACGAGGTGCTGCTCAATGAGTTGGAGCAGTTCAACCCGGAGCTGCTGGACAAGCAGCGCCTGCTGGCCATTACCAAATCCGACATGCTGGACGAGGAGCTGGAAGCCGAAATCCGCGAAACACTGCCCACCGACCTGCCAACAGTCTTTATTTCCAGCCTTGCAAATAAGAACATCCAGAAGCTGAAGGACCTGATCTGGGAAGAACTACAGAAAGTCCATCGTGATGCGCCGGAATCTACGCGCGCCGGCTACATGGCTGAGGACGACGAGCAGGAAACCCCGGATGAACTGCCGGCATAA
- a CDS encoding adenylate kinase: MLNLVLFGPPGAGKGTQSQKLIARYNLVHLSTGDLLRAQITQGTELGLRAKKLMDEGLLVPDEVVIGMIGSALKDNKQAAGFIFDGFPRTVPQAESLDRLLAEHETNVSCMVALEVDEQELVTRLLERGKTSGRPDDQNEDKIRKRVTVYNTETAQVAGYYAKQQKFHALNGIGAIEDIFSQICGILDKHAAAAPASSKQATDEVKA, encoded by the coding sequence ATGCTGAATCTCGTGCTCTTCGGCCCGCCCGGCGCCGGCAAAGGAACGCAAAGCCAGAAGCTGATTGCCCGCTACAATCTGGTGCACCTCTCTACCGGCGACCTGCTCCGCGCCCAGATTACTCAAGGCACTGAGCTTGGTCTGCGTGCCAAAAAGCTCATGGACGAAGGTCTGCTCGTGCCCGATGAAGTGGTAATTGGCATGATTGGCTCCGCCCTGAAAGATAACAAGCAGGCTGCCGGCTTCATTTTCGATGGTTTCCCGCGCACCGTACCGCAGGCCGAAAGCCTCGACCGACTGCTGGCCGAACACGAAACCAACGTATCGTGCATGGTGGCGTTGGAAGTGGATGAGCAGGAACTGGTAACGCGCCTGCTGGAGCGCGGCAAAACCTCCGGCCGCCCCGACGACCAGAACGAAGACAAAATCCGTAAGCGTGTGACGGTGTACAACACCGAAACCGCCCAGGTAGCCGGCTACTACGCGAAGCAGCAGAAATTCCACGCCCTGAACGGTATTGGCGCCATCGAAGACATCTTCAGCCAGATCTGCGGCATCCTCGACAAACACGCTGCCGCAGCACCTGCCAGCAGCAAGCAGGCGACCGACGAAGTAAAAGCGTAA
- the hpt gene encoding hypoxanthine phosphoribosyltransferase: MNPDHISLHGKQFEPYLSAQQLSASIQQLADRLNHEYAGKQPILVAVLNGSFMFAADLMKGLSIPCEITFIRVASYQGTSSTGTVQEVLGLTEELQGRHVIIVEDIVDTGHTMRMLLDNLSANQPASLEVATLFLKPECLQHELPIRYVGLSIPNDFIVGYGLDFDGLGRNYPDVYKAV, encoded by the coding sequence ATGAACCCGGACCATATTTCACTGCACGGCAAGCAGTTCGAGCCCTACCTTTCGGCTCAGCAGCTGTCGGCCAGTATTCAGCAGCTTGCTGACCGCCTCAACCACGAGTATGCTGGTAAGCAGCCCATTCTGGTGGCCGTTCTGAACGGCTCGTTCATGTTCGCCGCCGACCTGATGAAGGGCCTGAGCATTCCCTGCGAAATCACCTTTATCCGGGTGGCATCTTACCAGGGAACCAGTAGCACCGGCACCGTGCAGGAAGTACTTGGCCTCACCGAAGAGCTGCAGGGCCGCCACGTCATCATCGTGGAAGATATTGTGGATACCGGCCACACCATGCGGATGCTGCTCGACAATCTGAGTGCCAACCAGCCCGCTTCGCTGGAGGTAGCTACACTGTTCCTAAAGCCCGAGTGCCTGCAGCACGAGCTGCCAATTCGCTACGTCGGACTCAGTATTCCCAACGATTTTATCGTCGGGTATGGTCTTGATTTTGATGGCTTAGGCCGCAACTACCCCGACGTTTACAAAGCAGTATAG
- a CDS encoding sodium-translocating pyrophosphatase produces the protein MMNVLYAVPALGVLALVYTWVRSGWVSRQDPGDDRMRTIAGYIADGAIAFLKAEYKVLAIFGLIASAFLFYLGSTGEKSSPVIVIAFIIGAIFSALAGFIGMKIATKANVRTAQAARTSLSKALNVSFSGGSVMGMGVAGLAVLGLGSLFIAFYQMFVVSKGGGANGIEMETALEVLTGFSLGAESIALFARVGGGIYTKAADVGADLVGKVEAGIPEDDPRNPATIADNVGDNVGDVAGMGADLFGSYVATILATMVLGREVVARGDDFQGLSPILLPMVIAGMGIIASLIGILCVRVKEGGNVQNALNLGNYVSVIVSGIASYFIIRWMLPAEDLVIRGITFDSMDVFKAVVVGLIVGTLMSIITEYYTAMGKRPVLSIVRQSSTGHATTVIGGLAVGMESTVLPILVLAAGIVLSFECAGLYGVAIAAAGMMATTAMQLAIDAFGPIADNAGGIAEMSELPKEVRERTDILDAVGNTTAATGKGFAIASAALTSLALFAAFMGTANINSIDISNARVLAGLFVGAMIPFIFSALAISAVGRAAMAMVQEVRRQFREIPGIMEGTGRPEYEKCVAISTQAAIREMMLPGAIALIVPVIVGFAFGPEVLGGTLAGVTVSGVLMAMFQSNAGGAWDNAKKSFEKGVMIDGKMEYKGSDAHKASVTGDTVGDPFKDTSGPSMNILIKLMSIVSLVIAPHIAAPERGVAPVDLKPRVELDARPKVKFADVTDHAAEAVFMLLRNR, from the coding sequence ATGATGAATGTTCTTTACGCAGTGCCCGCGCTGGGCGTGCTGGCGTTGGTCTACACCTGGGTCCGTTCGGGCTGGGTGAGCCGCCAGGACCCCGGCGACGACCGAATGCGCACCATTGCCGGCTACATTGCCGACGGCGCTATTGCCTTTCTAAAAGCTGAATACAAAGTACTGGCCATTTTCGGCCTGATTGCCTCGGCCTTCTTGTTCTATCTGGGCAGCACGGGCGAAAAGTCCAGCCCGGTCATTGTCATAGCCTTCATCATTGGCGCCATCTTCTCGGCGCTGGCTGGCTTTATCGGGATGAAAATTGCCACCAAGGCTAACGTCCGGACGGCTCAGGCTGCGCGCACCAGCCTGAGCAAGGCCCTAAATGTGTCGTTTTCGGGAGGCTCGGTGATGGGCATGGGCGTTGCGGGCTTGGCGGTGCTGGGCCTGGGCTCGTTGTTCATTGCCTTCTACCAGATGTTTGTGGTGAGCAAGGGCGGCGGTGCCAACGGCATCGAAATGGAAACCGCGCTGGAAGTGCTGACCGGCTTCTCGCTGGGCGCTGAAAGTATTGCGCTGTTTGCCCGCGTGGGTGGCGGCATCTATACCAAAGCTGCCGACGTAGGAGCTGACCTCGTGGGTAAAGTAGAAGCCGGTATTCCGGAAGACGACCCCCGTAACCCCGCTACCATCGCCGACAACGTGGGCGACAACGTGGGCGACGTAGCCGGCATGGGCGCCGACCTGTTCGGGTCCTACGTGGCGACTATTCTGGCTACCATGGTGCTGGGCCGCGAAGTAGTGGCCCGTGGCGACGACTTTCAGGGCCTTTCGCCTATTCTACTACCGATGGTTATTGCCGGAATGGGCATCATTGCTTCGCTTATCGGGATTCTGTGCGTGCGGGTGAAGGAGGGAGGCAACGTGCAAAACGCCCTCAATCTGGGCAACTACGTGTCGGTTATTGTGTCGGGCATTGCTTCTTACTTCATCATCCGCTGGATGCTGCCTGCCGAAGACTTGGTTATTCGGGGTATCACCTTCGATTCGATGGATGTGTTCAAAGCCGTAGTAGTCGGGCTGATTGTGGGCACGCTGATGAGCATCATCACGGAGTATTATACGGCCATGGGCAAGCGCCCGGTGCTGAGCATCGTGCGTCAGAGTTCCACCGGCCACGCCACTACCGTTATCGGCGGGTTGGCCGTAGGCATGGAGTCCACGGTGCTCCCGATTCTGGTACTAGCGGCCGGCATTGTGCTGAGCTTCGAGTGCGCCGGCCTCTACGGCGTGGCTATTGCGGCCGCCGGCATGATGGCCACTACCGCCATGCAGCTCGCCATTGACGCGTTTGGCCCCATTGCCGACAACGCCGGTGGTATTGCCGAAATGAGTGAGCTACCCAAGGAAGTACGCGAGCGAACCGACATTCTGGACGCCGTAGGGAATACCACGGCCGCTACTGGCAAGGGTTTCGCCATTGCTTCGGCGGCGCTTACTTCACTGGCGCTGTTTGCCGCCTTCATGGGCACGGCCAACATCAACAGCATCGACATCAGCAATGCGCGCGTGCTGGCGGGCCTGTTCGTCGGGGCCATGATTCCGTTTATTTTCTCGGCCCTAGCCATTTCGGCGGTGGGGCGCGCGGCCATGGCCATGGTGCAGGAAGTGCGCCGGCAGTTCCGCGAGATACCTGGCATCATGGAAGGCACCGGCCGACCTGAATACGAGAAGTGCGTGGCTATTTCTACCCAGGCGGCCATCCGCGAAATGATGCTGCCAGGCGCTATTGCCCTCATTGTGCCCGTTATCGTGGGTTTCGCCTTCGGCCCCGAGGTGCTGGGCGGCACGCTAGCTGGCGTCACCGTAAGCGGTGTGCTGATGGCTATGTTCCAGAGCAATGCCGGTGGTGCCTGGGACAACGCCAAGAAGTCGTTCGAGAAAGGCGTGATGATTGACGGCAAAATGGAGTACAAAGGCTCCGACGCCCACAAAGCCTCCGTCACCGGCGACACTGTCGGTGACCCGTTCAAAGACACGTCTGGGCCTTCCATGAATATTCTCATCAAGCTGATGAGCATTGTGTCGCTGGTAATTGCCCCTCACATTGCGGCTCCGGAGCGTGGTGTGGCCCCCGTAGACCTGAAACCTCGTGTAGAACTGGATGCCCGCCCAAAGGTGAAATTCGCCGATGTGACCGACCATGCTGCCGAAGCCGTGTTCATGTTGCTGCGCAACCGATAA
- a CDS encoding M20/M25/M40 family metallo-hydrolase: MDSIGFTVRYGRQLVRIGGPVMETGTKLVGHDSQGAIECTLVIDEETGQPAYEFTRDIDRGTELTFQCDFRETETTVQSCYLDNRLGVWNALRLCETLENGIVVFSCWEEHGGGSVAYLAKHIYETYGVRQALISDITWVTEGVHPGQGVAISLRDSLIPRRSYVERIRRIAEAAGIPHQLEVEGSGGSDAKELQHGAQPWDWCFIGAPEDNVHSPDEIVDKRDIASMLALYQELMRRL; this comes from the coding sequence TTGGATAGCATCGGCTTCACGGTGCGCTATGGCCGGCAACTGGTGCGTATCGGAGGGCCTGTGATGGAAACCGGCACCAAGCTGGTTGGCCACGATTCGCAGGGGGCAATTGAGTGTACGTTGGTCATTGATGAGGAAACCGGGCAGCCTGCATATGAGTTCACCCGCGACATTGACCGCGGAACTGAACTCACGTTTCAGTGCGACTTCCGTGAAACGGAAACGACCGTTCAGAGCTGCTATCTCGACAACCGGTTGGGCGTCTGGAACGCGCTGCGCCTCTGCGAAACGCTGGAAAACGGCATTGTCGTCTTCAGCTGCTGGGAAGAGCACGGCGGTGGGTCCGTGGCCTATCTGGCCAAACATATCTACGAAACCTACGGTGTGCGGCAGGCTCTCATTTCGGACATTACCTGGGTGACGGAGGGCGTGCATCCTGGTCAGGGAGTAGCCATTTCCCTGCGCGACTCCCTGATTCCGCGGCGCAGCTACGTGGAGCGTATCCGACGTATTGCCGAGGCCGCCGGCATTCCGCACCAGTTGGAAGTAGAAGGCAGCGGCGGCTCCGATGCCAAGGAACTGCAGCACGGCGCCCAGCCCTGGGACTGGTGCTTTATTGGGGCCCCCGAAGACAATGTGCACTCGCCCGACGAAATTGTGGACAAGCGCGACATAGCGAGCATGCTCGCCTTATATCAGGAGCTGATGCGCCGGTTGTAG
- a CDS encoding tetratricopeptide repeat protein, giving the protein MLLPFLAQAQQPDTTRTPIRNIETENVDVLPNAVDTKGWLLLDKDIQTELEGAVQNLYNCRYEKAEKQFRSLRRRYPNHPMPYFLLGLSQWWKIVPTNIKTKQYDKLFFAYMDSSITKAEALYEADNKNYEACFFLAAAYGFDGRLNAERSNWPKATVSAKRALKYLEISKEANGLSPEFLFGQALFNYYAVWIPDNYPLLKPVLLLFPKGNKQLGLQQLRNVADNGFYVGPEAKVFLMRILNNEENNPEAAMPLARNLAKTYPDNGYFQRFYALLCFNMGEFRESERVSQEILTKLNQGMPGYEGISGRYATYFLGWLMQNRYKDLTKAKDYYQRCIVFAESTDETKGGFYLHANYNLARIAEKERDLGTARRYYSVVREIADSKSDQYREAKAFLKKNKK; this is encoded by the coding sequence ATGTTGTTGCCTTTCCTGGCGCAAGCTCAGCAGCCTGATACTACTCGTACCCCTATTCGCAATATCGAAACCGAAAATGTGGACGTGCTGCCTAACGCCGTTGATACCAAAGGCTGGCTGCTGCTTGACAAGGATATTCAGACGGAACTGGAGGGCGCGGTACAGAACCTATACAACTGCCGCTACGAAAAGGCCGAGAAGCAATTCCGCTCCCTGCGCCGCCGCTACCCTAACCACCCGATGCCCTATTTTCTGCTGGGCCTAAGCCAATGGTGGAAAATCGTTCCAACCAACATCAAGACCAAGCAGTACGATAAGCTCTTCTTCGCCTACATGGATTCGTCCATTACGAAGGCAGAAGCACTGTATGAGGCGGATAACAAAAACTATGAAGCCTGCTTTTTCCTGGCAGCGGCCTATGGTTTTGATGGCCGCCTGAATGCGGAGCGCAGCAACTGGCCGAAAGCTACTGTCAGCGCCAAACGTGCCCTCAAATACCTTGAAATCAGCAAAGAAGCCAACGGATTAAGCCCAGAATTTCTATTTGGGCAGGCCCTTTTCAACTATTACGCCGTCTGGATTCCGGACAACTACCCGCTGCTGAAGCCTGTGCTGCTACTGTTCCCCAAAGGCAACAAGCAACTGGGCCTACAACAACTGCGCAACGTGGCCGACAACGGATTTTACGTGGGCCCGGAAGCCAAAGTCTTTCTGATGCGCATCCTCAACAATGAGGAGAACAACCCGGAAGCCGCCATGCCGCTGGCACGCAACTTGGCCAAAACTTACCCCGACAATGGGTACTTCCAGCGCTTCTATGCGCTGCTGTGCTTCAATATGGGGGAGTTTCGGGAGAGTGAGCGGGTAAGCCAGGAGATTCTGACGAAGCTGAACCAGGGCATGCCTGGCTATGAAGGAATCAGTGGCCGCTACGCCACCTACTTTCTGGGCTGGCTAATGCAGAACCGCTATAAAGATCTGACTAAAGCCAAGGACTACTACCAGCGCTGCATTGTATTTGCCGAAAGTACCGACGAGACAAAAGGCGGTTTTTATCTGCATGCCAACTACAATCTGGCCCGCATTGCGGAGAAGGAACGGGATTTAGGAACTGCCCGCCGCTATTACTCCGTTGTACGGGAAATAGCCGACAGCAAATCCGACCAGTACCGGGAGGCTAAGGCATTTCTGAAAAAGAACAAGAAGTAG
- a CDS encoding formyl transferase, producing MNSTPASAKKIVILAGPGESTDILFHALDAEFGVHRIIVETPVSQKQLLKRRTEKLGYATVAGQILFKLLIATPLSRASQGRMRAIKQQAHLNDQSLPEDRVIRVASVNAPECIEQLQALQPDVIVVNGTRIISKKVLTSVPCKFINTHAGITPLYRGVHGGYWALANNDPQHCGVSVHLVDPGIDTGAIIAQALIQPTAEDNFVTYPLLQLAAGLPLLKQAVRDALYGEIQLKPAPEGVSKLWSHPTLAEYVSNRRRTGTR from the coding sequence ATGAATTCAACTCCCGCTTCCGCAAAGAAAATCGTAATCCTGGCTGGTCCCGGTGAGTCTACGGATATTCTGTTTCATGCCCTGGATGCTGAGTTTGGCGTGCACCGCATTATCGTGGAAACGCCCGTTAGCCAGAAGCAGCTGCTCAAGCGCCGCACCGAGAAGCTGGGCTACGCCACGGTTGCCGGTCAGATTCTCTTCAAACTGTTGATTGCTACACCCCTGAGCCGAGCGTCGCAGGGGCGTATGCGGGCTATTAAGCAGCAGGCGCACCTCAATGACCAGTCTTTGCCCGAGGACCGGGTGATTCGGGTAGCGTCGGTGAATGCGCCAGAATGCATTGAGCAGCTGCAGGCATTGCAGCCCGACGTCATCGTAGTGAACGGCACGCGCATCATCTCTAAAAAAGTGCTGACCAGTGTGCCCTGCAAGTTCATTAACACGCATGCCGGTATCACACCCCTATATCGGGGTGTACACGGGGGCTACTGGGCGCTGGCTAACAACGACCCGCAACATTGCGGCGTGTCGGTGCACTTAGTAGACCCCGGCATTGATACCGGTGCTATCATTGCCCAGGCCTTGATTCAGCCTACTGCTGAAGATAATTTCGTGACCTATCCATTGTTACAGTTGGCGGCCGGGTTGCCGCTGCTCAAACAGGCCGTGCGTGATGCCCTGTACGGAGAAATCCAACTGAAGCCGGCTCCCGAAGGGGTGTCAAAGCTGTGGTCGCACCCCACACTGGCGGAGTATGTGAGCAACCGCCGACGTACGGGTACCCGCTAA
- a CDS encoding polysaccharide deacetylase family protein has product MTQQPMRKGQEKGRFVISLDFEINWGVRDQQTLDQYGQNLLGVRQAIPAMLALFAEFELRVTWATVGLLFFRTKAEMLAHLPEVRPQYADSNLSPYLVMDQVGESEAVDQYHFGHSLIEQIRRTPGQEMATHTFCHYYCLERGQTAESFRADLTAAVQVAQEQGMTLQSLVFPRNQYNAEYIAICEELGITSYRGNESSWIYKERSEEQQSLYKRGARLLDAYVDLSGPNCHTLDDIARQFPYNIPASRFLRPWSGRLQALEGLRLRRILSGMEYAARHGQVFHLWWHPHNFGVNIPQNMAVLRRIAEHYRYLHATYGMESQAMGDLATELQSRSSAVTAS; this is encoded by the coding sequence ATGACACAGCAACCAATGCGCAAGGGGCAGGAGAAAGGCCGTTTCGTCATTTCTCTCGACTTTGAAATCAACTGGGGCGTGCGCGACCAGCAGACCCTGGACCAATACGGGCAAAACCTGCTGGGCGTGCGGCAGGCCATTCCGGCTATGCTGGCGCTGTTTGCGGAGTTTGAGCTGCGCGTGACCTGGGCCACTGTGGGTCTGTTATTCTTTCGCACGAAAGCCGAAATGCTGGCGCATCTGCCCGAGGTGCGGCCTCAGTACGCCGATTCCAACCTATCGCCTTACTTGGTAATGGATCAGGTAGGGGAGAGTGAAGCCGTCGACCAGTATCATTTCGGCCATTCGCTCATTGAGCAGATCCGGCGCACGCCCGGCCAGGAAATGGCTACACATACCTTCTGCCACTACTATTGCCTTGAGCGGGGCCAAACCGCCGAGTCGTTCCGGGCCGACCTGACGGCGGCGGTGCAGGTGGCGCAGGAGCAGGGCATGACCCTGCAAAGCTTAGTATTTCCGCGCAACCAGTATAACGCCGAGTACATTGCCATCTGTGAAGAACTGGGCATTACGAGCTACCGTGGCAATGAAAGCTCCTGGATTTACAAGGAGCGCAGCGAGGAGCAGCAAAGTCTGTACAAGCGTGGTGCCCGCCTGCTCGATGCCTACGTGGATCTATCAGGCCCCAACTGCCACACGCTGGATGACATTGCTCGTCAGTTTCCCTATAATATTCCGGCTAGCCGGTTCCTGCGGCCCTGGTCGGGGCGGCTGCAGGCGCTAGAAGGGCTGCGGTTGCGGCGCATCCTGAGCGGGATGGAATATGCTGCGCGCCACGGGCAGGTATTCCATTTGTGGTGGCATCCGCACAATTTCGGGGTGAACATTCCGCAGAATATGGCCGTATTGCGTCGCATTGCCGAGCACTACCGCTACCTGCACGCTACCTATGGCATGGAAAGCCAGGCTATGGGCGACCTGGCCACCGAGCTCCAAAGCCGTTCATCTGCCGTTACCGCTTCATGA